A stretch of the Vigna radiata var. radiata cultivar VC1973A chromosome 7, Vradiata_ver6, whole genome shotgun sequence genome encodes the following:
- the LOC106765886 gene encoding ranBP2-type zinc finger protein At1g67325 isoform X2 — protein MSWSGRDWMCGVCQHINFKKREACQSCGYPKYGGPDPSTYRYNRTEALAGDWFCNCGGHNYASRSNCYRCGAMKDDYSSGYANNSGGYGSDTFPPGWKTGDWLCPRHGCGVHNYASRTECYKCKMPRDFGGAD, from the exons ATGAGCTGGTCTGGAAGAGATTGGATGTGTGGTGTTTGCCAGCACATAAATTTCAAGAAGAGGGAAGCATGCCAGAGTTGTGGATACCCCAAGTATGGAGGACCCGACCCTTCAACCTACAGATACAACAGGACTGAAGCTTTGGCAGGGGACTGGTTCTGCAACTGTGGAGGTCACAACTATGCCAGTCGATCAAACTGCTACAGATGTGGTGCAATGAAAGATGATTATTCTTCAGGATATGCCAACAACTCTGGAGGGTATGGATCTGACACTTTCCCTCCAGGATGGAAGACTGGAGACTGGCTTTGCCCAAG ACATGGATGTGGAGTGCACAACTATGCCAGCAGGACAGAATGCTATAAATGCAAAATGCCAAGGGATTTTG GTGGTGCAGATTGA
- the LOC106765886 gene encoding ranBP2-type zinc finger protein At1g67325 isoform X1 — protein sequence MSWSGRDWMCGVCQHINFKKREACQSCGYPKYGGPDPSTYRYNRTEALAGDWFCNCGGHNYASRSNCYRCGAMKDDYSSGYANNSGGYGSDTFPPGWKTGDWLCPRHGCGVHNYASRTECYKCKMPRDFGENSGAD from the exons ATGAGCTGGTCTGGAAGAGATTGGATGTGTGGTGTTTGCCAGCACATAAATTTCAAGAAGAGGGAAGCATGCCAGAGTTGTGGATACCCCAAGTATGGAGGACCCGACCCTTCAACCTACAGATACAACAGGACTGAAGCTTTGGCAGGGGACTGGTTCTGCAACTGTGGAGGTCACAACTATGCCAGTCGATCAAACTGCTACAGATGTGGTGCAATGAAAGATGATTATTCTTCAGGATATGCCAACAACTCTGGAGGGTATGGATCTGACACTTTCCCTCCAGGATGGAAGACTGGAGACTGGCTTTGCCCAAG ACATGGATGTGGAGTGCACAACTATGCCAGCAGGACAGAATGCTATAAATGCAAAATGCCAAGGGATTTTGGTGAGAACA GTGGTGCAGATTGA